A region of the Lycium barbarum isolate Lr01 chromosome 1, ASM1917538v2, whole genome shotgun sequence genome:
GAGCACACGAAGGTAAAAATTCCCTTTGGTAAAAGTTGGAAagtgaaaaaagaaaaggaaaacttGCTTTTATAGAGTGGGACCGAGACGCTTTACCTTCCGCAACTGTTTTCAGAGCCAACGGGGCTTCGACACGTGTCGATGTCAGACGGATGTGATGGATGTGACCTTGATCCTATCTAATCATGGGAAGCGTATGAGAGAAGGAACCGGGGCGTTCGCTCAACCAACAGATCGTGCTTGAACATATCGACCTTCCGAAGAGACCTAGATCGGAACCTCGTACGAACACCTTCATGATCGAGTAAAGCTTCCGAATATTTCGCAAAGGATGTTGTTTCGAACGGTCATGGCCGAGTTTAATAACAAGATGCTCGATTATGGAATAAATGATTATGGATTATAGAATTCGAACCGGTAGCAAAACATGTCGGGTTCTTTCGGATTATGGAATAAATGATTACTGATCGAATACAACAAAGGCATATATGAAAGTTTGGGTACAAACATTATACATGGAATACTCGATAAAGTCCAATAAGAACCAGTTTGCAAGATTCCATTAAAGATTTTTTATATTTCATAAAATCCCGACTGTGCCGGATACATCGGTACATCAGAAAAAGCAGAAGAAACCCTACTCTACGACCAGTAATTGGAAAACAAAAGTAAAGCAGCCACACCCTTGCTCAACCTAACAAGTCGGAGGATCAGATCTCCGAGTCTATCCACGGGATGCGGCAATGACGGGTGATACCGATTAGCTGTCCCCATGACTTGCACCAGAGGTGGACGACCCGGGGGTATCCAATTCCGGTAAATCTTCCTCATCAAGCACAATCACTGGTGTAGTTTCACCCAAAGGGATCTCCCGATGAGTCCCCATAATATGGCGAGTTCGAACTCGAGATCCAACCCCCGAATGCACAATGGGAAAACTTCCGGCCTCCCTGCGTCTAGGTGGCCTCGATGGAGCGAGTGTTCTTCTTCCCCGAACTACGTCCTCGGCTATCGATTTCCCTTTGGAAGCCCTCCTCGGCTGAAGTCCTGGAAACCAAAGGTATTGAGTTAAGATATAATGTAGGGAAATAGGGATCGAAACGTTCAGATTAAGAAGTTACCATGGTCCTTGCCTTTCCACCCTTCGGGTGCCATTCTTCTCCAAGAACGGCCTAAGCTACGAGAAGCCCGGAGAAGGGCAATCACCCATTCAAAAATAGCAGTTTCGAGCGTGGGCTCGATTGGATTCGGTGAAGGGTTCCACACTTCGGGAAAATCAACAGACGATGGACGGTGAAATTGAACCGTGCGTATCATCACGAACCGATTAAGCCATCCTCGATCATAATCGTCTTCAGGGTCGATTAGGCTTCGACTTCCCCTGGGAATCAACTGAACAAGTCCCTCTCGGATCACCCGAGGTATATATAAATGAAGCAAGTGATCGAGGGAAAAGCGACTCCGGCCGCATTGGCCAACTTATCAATATAGAACACGAGCCTCCAAATTTGCGGGGCGATCTGCCCAATACATACTCGATATCGATAACAGAAGTCCTCGATTATTCTATAAACAGGAAGGGTGAACCCTATGGCAAAGGGATATGTGTATGACAACGAGTAACCGGGAACGTGATGATTTATTTTCACACCCTCCCCAACGGGGAGAAGGTCGACTTCCGCGCCTAGATGGCAATCTTCCCTGACCGTAGTAATGGCGCTATCACCGACATAAGACTCGAAATCTTTCACCGGGTCAAGATGGTAAAGGACCTTGCAGTCATTCGTATAAATAAAACCCGACGGGAAAATACCAGCAGCAATAGATCCTAACTCCCTATCAGAACCAGCGGCTCCAGCCGATGGCATGAATGAAGGCTGATCTTCACCCTGAGTCAGTAACGGTACGTAGGCCATGATCGTGGAAGGTCCTCCTTAACAAAGGGTATTCTCACCCTGGAACAAGAAGATTGAAGATCTGAAGAGTATTATGGGCTCAATGCAGGAATATCAGTAGGTTTAGAGGTGGAACAAAGTGAGATTTGAAGAAGTGCagatgcatggaaaagaaagaagacatgGGCTTTATATAGAAAGAGATTTAAGAGATcttgtagcgtatcaagaattcTAATACAAGGAGGCTTCCCCAAAAAGATTTGGCGGCTGGGTAATAATGACCAATCATCGGGCAGAGTGAGATTTGACTTAAAGATCCTGTCCTGGATAATTTGAGGCGGCTGCTCAATTATTCAGGGTCCATTCCCTGTCGTCAGTAACTGTGCCTCGGGAAATgaggggactatctgtatacgggtaaaaccgaggacaCAGGCACGCTCGGTTTCCTGTCGTCATGGTTATGCTCAGTCACAATACGATCGTCTCACCGGGAACGAGGCTTCGAGCCCGGGCCAGGATGAGGCGATAAAGGAAGGGCGATTAACTGCCATTAGTGGGAGACCGAAATATCCGTCCTCACCCGGATATTTCGGCGTCGATCTCGGCAATACAGCTGTCACCAGATTTACTTGCTTTATTTAAAATTGTACTAGGATtgaaactcctctactatataaagaggaggtcaTCATTCATGAAAGAGGTTGGCAATAACAAGGAGAGAAATAGTTTACATCAACAATCATAAGAATCTTATTAAATCAGTTCCCATCTGTTCTTAAGTTCATTTTTTATTATACCTCGTGAGAGCTTGTAACAAAAGGATATCGACCTCGGTTTCTATACTCGAGACCATACGTATTTAACATTTGGTTAGATCTACTTCTTTGTTCATTTCTTGACATATCTCGCTATTTAATCTtgaattgaatttagccacatatattTGGCATCacgtacaaatttaattgttctaCGTTTTAAGGTTAAACATCCTTCTTGTTAAAGATGCTGCCAAAACTAGTATATTATCTAATGCTTGGACTTCCCTCTCCTACTTAGATTTTGGTAATAAAATTTTCACGGAGCCAAAAGACACTGTGGATCAAATTCTAGCAACTCGACAAAGGCAGAAGATTGTAACAAGAGGAGATTATTCTCTTGTTACAATTTGCAGAAAGTTAGAGGAAAGGGAGAAGAAAGAGAGGAGAAGATTTGGCTGAATATTTTTTTAACTGATTCCTTTCAGTACAGAATACAACGGATATAAAGAAAATACAGCTGACACTGGATCCCATTCATAACTGAATTGAGGACTATACTGCAATTATTTAATAACTAACTTAAGCAAACTACTAAAAGAGACATAGCTAGACTTAGGGGACTTAAATGACTTATTTAATACCTAAAACTTAAttcatcacaattacacaattgtGACATTCCATTCCCCTTCAAACAAACTACTCCTGCAGGACAAGACTTAGTTAGCCTTAAAATCTGGAAACTGTGATTGTATGAACTGAAAatcctcccaagtagcttcttctGGTAATAAGTTTGCCCATTGCACGAGAATTTGAGTCATTGCTTTGTTTCTTTTCTTGATCATCCTCCTGTCCAGTATAGCTACAGGTTCTACTAGCGGCTGCCCATCTGGTGCACATAGAGAAGGAGCTGATATCAAAGAGTTTTAAAGTTTAAACCTTATTGTATTGGTGTTATGAAAACAGTTTATCGCCTCTGTGCATATATGATTCTTACTGGTTAATTTTCCTGGTTTTGTAGTTTATATACAGAGATGCCGCAGATGAAGATGAGAAACCTTGTTGTGCATCTCTACCTTGGAGATGTTGGAGGCATAACTTAAAGGAAGTTAAATTGCAAAATTTTACGTTTATGGAGCTACAAGAGTTGAGAAATTACTTTTTAACAAATGCAGATATCTTGCTGCAAGTTCCACCAGAATGCAGCCTCTGAGTCAAATAACTTCATTAAATGAATGTAATTAATATAAAGTTTCCTTGATTTTTTCCGTGTTGGTTGAGTCTGGAGTAACTATGCAAAGCGGAGCTATCATATGTAGAAGTACTTCTTTAAGGGTGAAACTTCCTCTCATAGTATGAGAAAATATGAGTAGTTATTTTACCTCCAGTTAGCAACCTCTTCATGCTGTTGTTCTTTTTTCTGTTTGATATGCATCTTTTTTCCCGTATAGTTTCGTAGTTTGCAGTTTGTTCATCTGTGCTTCTTATACAGTCAATGTTAGTTGTTTTGTTGAGATGGTTCAATCTGTCAGCATGTGGAATTGTGGATTATGATCAGAGGCAAGATGCTTTTATGTTGCTTTTGGTAATACTAGTATACTTGTGGGCAAAATTCTTTTTGATTTCTCGTCAGTGATTTTTCATTCTTTTACTGTGAGCTGGTGTTGCCTGGTTATTTACCTTCACTAAGCACTCTTTTGGTGGAACAGGTTTTTGGGGTGAGTTTAGACAAACTCGCCCAGTTGTtcgaaatagaaaaagaaaacatGAGGATTTGATACAAGAAGTTTATTATTCTGGAATTGGAACTGACCTTGAAACATTGTGATATCACTAAATATGTTGGCAAAAGATGATCCTGCTTTTGTGAATTTTGATGCGAATAGAAAATGGATACCTTATATCCTGCTGGTTTACAACCTGATAAACTGGTTTTGAGATTGTCCTGTTATTGCAAAATTCAGTCACTATGAAGGTTCTTGTAATTGGACCCCACTTACACGTTGCAgcttctttccttcttttttttttttttcccgccGGTGTCTGGTTCTCAGATTGGGTCTGACTAAATCCCAATTTGCACCGGGAAATTACACCGTGGGGCTAAAGCACTCCCTAACAAAAGTTGGATTTAGTTGAGCCCTTGATACCAACTTCGCAGGAAATCCCACTGTGGGGAGGCTTGAACACAAGACCTTTGATTAAGAATAGGTTTTCATTCACTGTTCACCACAGCCCTTGTTGGTTCCTCTGCTAAAATCGACGTATTAAAACTCCTCATACCAATCGTCTGCATTTCACTTCATCCCTCTTGTTATCTACAGCAATTTACTTGTTTATCACCAAGAGACACAGATCATATAATTTTGGCAAGTTAAAATATAGTAAGAGTTGAGTTTTGGATTCCAATCAGGTCCTTGTTTTCCCGTCTTTTTGGACTGGACATTTGAGTATAAATAAGAGAATGGTATTTGAAGGGACGAATATCAGCCAGTTTAAGTTCTTACTTAGTTGTCTTACATTTCTCTTCAGCTTTCTGGCTATGTACTCTATATCCTCCTCAACTTATTTGCTCAATTTGTTCCAGTCCAAAAGAATGCAGTCAAACAGTTGCATGATAGCCTTTAGGGTGGAGCAACTTACTTGGTTACTCGGACTCTCCTAAAATGTTACTCGGGTGCGGGATGGATCgttcaaaagtagtgtatttttgaaggatccgacacgggtgcggcaacgcttttaaagagtccgagtaacttagcttGGTACACAGTTGGGATATATAATGTACGCGGACTACGCCTCATAACTGCATATACTACTTGAAGTAGGTGCGGCATTTTACTAACTCCTCCACAACAAGATTTTCGAAGAGTTACATAAAGGAAAGATTAAAGAACCTAAGTATATATCAGCAATCAAATAACAAAATTTATAGATGGGGCACAACCACAAAAGCAAATTGACGAGCTGATCAGAGCATCCCCCTAGCAATGTATAAAAAATCTCATGTTTCCATAAGAACCTACTTCAAAGAAATATAGACCATTGAATTCAGAAAAATCAATACATATTAGACTTCCAGTGAAGATACTCTCTGCTGCTTTGGTATATAGAGTTTGTAAACGGTCGTCATCATCCCTAAGCACCACAACTAATTCAGAAGTTCAAATCATTGGATTTAGAGAGCCTTAAGGATGACACAAATTTAATTAAacaacactcaccttatgtgagTATCAAACTCGATAATCAACTACTTTTAATCCCACATCTTTCACACAACTTTGAGCATTCAGGGATGTAATAGAAGTTCAGCATTAGAGAAACTTAGACGTATAGTGCACGTCTTATCTACAACAGGGCGAACACCAAAGCCAACCACAGCCTCATCCCTTCTTTCATTCTGCAACTATGAAATCAGTTCAGTTTACCTTTACAAAAGCAAAGGCCAAATGAGAAAAGCTAGACTCCATAAACTTGTATGTCTTCATAATCGCAGAGCATCATAGATTCTCAACAATGTCGGTGGTGTTAGGTAATAAACAAAATCAGCCAATATCAATTCAAATCGAACATTAAGCATCAGCTACTATCCTGAAGAAGAATTTAGCAAACACATCTCCAAATCTACTTGTAAACACCTCTGCCTTAAATGGATGCAACGCCAGAGGAATAGGCTATCAATGATGAGACACATAAACATATAAGATATAGAAGTACACATGTCACTTCATTCTTAAAATGTACATAAAATGCATACCAACAAATAGGCCTTCTACTAAGCCATCTCTAATCCTTCTCAGTCTAAAATctatagtcaaatataccaaatcTTTCACTTGCCTCCACTCTACAGCCACTACTATGCAGAATTGCACAATAATTTCTTTACTTTGCCAATCCTTGAACTGTTAAAAGTACAGTTTATCACTGAGTATAACAAATCATGGTGACTCATGAGCTGAGAAGGGCATTCTTGCAAACAGCATGTAAAGTTGGCTGTTTTAACCCAACACCAGTAATATTCTTCACTTATCAGCTATCTGTTTGCACGACACTATAGACCTGGTTACTTTGTGAACATATCAGACATgtgcgccccccccccccccccccccccaaaaaaaaaaaatacccacTTCTATCTCTCAAAAACAAATTCTCAACAGTATAATTGGAGTAGATCCCTGATAGTCCTAGTAAGAATGATAGCATAAAGTTGGCTCTctaagaaaattaattaaaaggATACAAAGTTAGTAACTTATTATCGAGTCAAAGTAAAGATCCTCCACTTTCTACAGTTGCCAAAGGAAATGCAATGCTCCTTCCTGAATACGTTATCTACCATTCTTTTCTTTCGAGAATGGTAACAGAAACGTTATCTACCTTTCTGTCACAGACATGCAAATGCAACCAAAATAAGGCAAATGATAACATGaacaaaaatatttgatttttagtGAAATGATACTACACTAAATCCGCCACTCCACCATGATGCAACATTTTCAAGCTGTATTCAATATCAACTTTCAAAGAACTTTATATAAAGGTTGTCACTTGCCAACAGTCCAAAGTTATCCATGAAAAACTTAGGGCCGTCCTTCATAATTCTCAGATTCATCAACTACGATTTTTCCTCCATCTAAAAATGAAAGCAGTCCTTAAAATTCGACAATATCACTCAATTTCCATGTTATCAACTTCACACAGACAGTAGAGCCAAAAAAATGGTATGACCATTCAAACTACTACTAACATTTAGCTGACATGACAAACTCAAGCTTATAATAAATCAAATGGAGAATTCTTACCCTCTTCCCCCACCCCAAAAAACCATATCTTCATTTTGTGAATCCCTACCTAAATAAGTGGGCTTAAAATGGTGAGAATCGTCTAATAACACAAACATACAGATTTCATAAGCTCAATTGGTAAAGAAACTTGACTACACAATCACAAGAGAGTAAAATGTACATAAAAGTTGTTCAATTTTAAGCATGCAACAGAAAAAACTTCACATACTATATCACGTTACACCAATACCAAAGCTTCTGTATTAACAGAAGAATCTTCAGTTCTCAATTACCCACGCGCCTTGAGCTCAGCAAGACGCCTGGAAAGATCATCCTCATTAACTTTCTCCTCATTCTTAGAAGATATAGCATGAGCGGCTGGTTGAGGAAGCCCCACCGACACCTCAAGTCCATAGTCATCGGCCACTTGCTGCATCAGGCTGCCAACCTGGTCCTCTGGAGTCGACAGGGAAGTACTTCCAGCCATAGAACTCTCCATAAACTCAGCTTGAACCTCCATATTCACAAATTGACGCTCAAATGAATCCATCGTCTCCGACATCTTCTGTAGATTCCCTGTGTTGAGTGAAGATTCCAGTGATTTGACGATCGAGGACATTGACTTGCTGATCGTTGTCATCTTCGCCTGCATACACAGACATATCAGAATTTCACAGTAAATACACATCGTAACATTTTTACACGATAAAATTTCTTTAAATTTACAGTCTAGTAAGTATCACATAATTTACTACTACAAAAACAACACACCTAGTGTAATCTCACAGAGGGTAgactgtacgcagaccttacccctacctcatggaggtagagaggttgtttccgaaagacccttgaCGCAAGTAACACATATCAAAGcagtcttaaaaaaaaaaagaaaaaaaaaacacaagtaAAAAAGGCATAGcaaataatagagaaatcattaCATGGCATTCAGAAAAAGGAAAGTAACAACAGCAAAATAATGCGATAACCAAGTAAAGAAACAACAAGTAATAACAGAAATCGAATGACAAGAAACCACAATACTAGTACTAATGCTACTGGTATGCAAGGAGAAACATGTACGGTGCACCAAGGCCCCCTCACGCAGTAAAGCCAAACAGCACTCAACTAACTActaaccttctatcctaatcctcga
Encoded here:
- the LOC132645715 gene encoding ESCRT-related protein CHMP1B, yielding MGNAEKLMNQIMELKFTSKSLQRQARKCEKDEKAEKLKVKKAIEKGNMDGARIYAENAIRKRSEQMNYLRLSSRLDAVVARLDTQAKMTTISKSMSSIVKSLESSLNTGNLQKMSETMDSFERQFVNMEVQAEFMESSMAGSTSLSTPEDQVGSLMQQVADDYGLEVSVGLPQPAAHAISSKNEEKVNEDDLSRRLAELKARG